The [Actinobacillus] rossii genome contains a region encoding:
- the ksgA gene encoding dimethyladenosine transferase → MSNSKRHLGHTARKRFGQNFLHDDNVIQGIVAAIYPQKGQFLVEIGPGLGALTEPVGDQVDRLTVVELDRDLAERLRHHPFLHQKLNVIETDAMQFDFGKLYDDEKLAEQGQKLRVFGNLPYNISTPLIFHLLKFHDKIQDMHFMLQKEVVKRLCAAPNSKAYGRLTIMTQYFCQVMPVLEVPPTAFKPAPKVDSAVVRLIPHKALPYPVKDLYWLNRVTSQAFNQRRKTLRNALSTLFSAENLTALEIDLNARAENLTIADYVRLANWLCDNPPADVNKDDIFEDEE, encoded by the coding sequence ATGAGTAATTCGAAACGCCATTTAGGCCATACCGCCCGTAAACGCTTTGGGCAAAACTTTTTACATGACGACAATGTGATTCAGGGCATTGTTGCCGCAATCTATCCACAAAAAGGTCAATTTTTAGTGGAAATCGGCCCTGGTTTAGGTGCATTAACCGAACCAGTGGGCGATCAAGTGGATCGCTTAACGGTTGTCGAGCTTGACCGCGATCTTGCGGAACGTTTGCGTCATCATCCATTCTTACATCAAAAACTCAATGTGATTGAAACTGATGCTATGCAGTTCGATTTTGGCAAACTTTATGATGATGAGAAACTGGCGGAGCAAGGGCAAAAATTACGCGTATTTGGCAATTTGCCTTACAACATTTCGACCCCACTGATTTTCCATTTGTTGAAATTCCACGACAAAATTCAAGATATGCACTTTATGTTGCAAAAAGAAGTGGTGAAACGCCTTTGTGCCGCCCCCAACAGCAAAGCTTACGGTCGTTTAACCATTATGACGCAATATTTTTGCCAAGTGATGCCGGTATTGGAAGTTCCGCCTACTGCCTTTAAACCTGCGCCGAAAGTGGATTCGGCTGTAGTACGTTTAATTCCACACAAAGCATTACCTTACCCTGTTAAAGATCTGTATTGGCTTAATCGCGTGACAAGCCAAGCCTTTAACCAACGCCGTAAAACCTTGCGCAATGCGCTATCAACGCTATTTTCTGCGGAAAATCTCACCGCACTTGAGATTGATTTAAATGCACGAGCGGAAAATCTCACCATTGCAGATTATGTGCGTTTGGCAAACTGGCTATGCGATAATCCACCCGCAGACGTGAATAAAGACGACATTTTTGAAGACGAAGAATAG
- a CDS encoding permease, producing the protein MITVFLICLLVGCVIGVLAGLFGIGGGLIIVPILVYLLPMAGVPDHLLMAVALGSSFATIIITGGASAYNHYKFGNIDWSSLRLFAPATMMATYIASFFVSYLPKDLSSRIFAVMVVYLAIKMILSVKAKAGNKPFTDKAALVGGTLIGVASSFAGIGGGGFIVPFLNARGYEMKQAIGSSSFCGMLLAFSGCLSYMVSGWDNTEMPDWSLGYVYLPAVLGITLTSAFTTKFGVILVSRLPVVRLKKAFAVFLLLIALKMIFN; encoded by the coding sequence ATGATTACAGTATTTTTGATTTGTTTGCTTGTAGGTTGTGTTATTGGTGTATTGGCAGGTTTGTTTGGTATCGGTGGTGGGTTAATTATTGTTCCTATCTTGGTATATTTATTGCCAATGGCGGGGGTACCTGATCATTTATTAATGGCGGTTGCGCTAGGTTCTTCTTTTGCGACAATTATTATCACTGGTGGCGCATCGGCTTATAATCATTATAAATTTGGTAATATTGATTGGTCATCACTTCGTTTATTTGCACCTGCAACGATGATGGCAACTTATATTGCGAGCTTTTTTGTGAGTTATTTGCCTAAAGATTTATCAAGTCGGATTTTTGCTGTGATGGTGGTGTATCTTGCGATTAAAATGATTTTGTCAGTAAAAGCCAAAGCAGGAAATAAGCCATTTACGGATAAAGCCGCGTTAGTTGGTGGAACATTGATTGGTGTTGCGTCTAGTTTCGCGGGAATTGGTGGCGGTGGTTTTATTGTTCCTTTTCTAAATGCCCGCGGTTATGAAATGAAACAAGCTATTGGCTCGTCGTCATTTTGTGGTATGTTGCTCGCTTTTTCTGGTTGTTTAAGTTATATGGTTAGTGGTTGGGATAACACGGAAATGCCAGATTGGTCATTGGGCTATGTTTATTTACCCGCCGTATTAGGTATTACTTTAACATCAGCATTTACCACGAAGTTTGGTGTGATTTTAGTGTCTCGTTTGCCAGTTGTCAGACTCAAAAAGGCATTTGCTGTATTCTTATTACTTATTGCCCTTAAAATGATTTTTAACTAG
- the purN gene encoding phosphoribosylglycinamide formyltransferase translates to MKKIVVLISGSGANLQAIIDACQAGEINGKIVSVISNKAKAYGLTRAKKAHIPTALFERKNFANNLEMDRAIAKHIETVEADLVVLAGYMKILSDEFTMRFAGKILNIHPSLLPKYKGLHTYQQALEAGETEHGTTVHFVTPELDSGAIILQAKVPIFPEDEVSDIEERVKAQEIQIYPLVIKWFTTDRLKEKNGKAYLDGQLLPENGYANE, encoded by the coding sequence ATGAAAAAAATTGTTGTTCTTATTTCAGGCTCAGGCGCTAATTTACAAGCTATTATTGATGCCTGCCAAGCAGGTGAAATCAATGGGAAAATTGTCTCTGTGATTAGTAATAAAGCGAAGGCTTATGGTTTAACACGAGCAAAAAAAGCCCATATTCCCACCGCACTTTTTGAACGTAAAAATTTTGCCAATAACCTTGAAATGGATCGCGCTATAGCTAAACACATTGAGACTGTTGAGGCCGATCTTGTAGTTCTCGCAGGTTATATGAAAATTTTAAGTGATGAATTCACTATGCGTTTTGCTGGAAAAATTTTAAATATTCATCCTTCATTGTTACCTAAATACAAAGGCTTACATACTTATCAGCAAGCCCTTGAAGCTGGTGAAACGGAACACGGTACTACGGTACATTTTGTTACGCCTGAGTTAGATAGTGGCGCTATCATCTTGCAAGCTAAAGTGCCTATTTTTCCTGAAGATGAAGTTTCTGACATTGAAGAACGTGTAAAAGCGCAAGAAATTCAAATTTATCCGCTGGTAATAAAATGGTTCACGACCGATAGACTCAAAGAAAAGAATGGTAAAGCTTACTTAGATGGGCAGTTATTGCCTGAAAATGGTTACGCGAATGAATAA
- the leuS gene encoding leucyl-tRNA synthetase yields MQEQYRPDLIESEVQKYWADNKTFKAVKDPSKQKYYCLSMFPYPSGRLHMGHVRNYTIGDVVSRYQRMNGKNVLQPIGWDAFGLPAEGAAVKNKTAPAKWTYENIEYMKGQLKMLGLGYDWDREIATCRPEYYKWEQWFFTELYKKGLVYKKTSTVNWCPNDETVLANEQVHEGCCWRCDTPVEQKEIPQWFIKITDYADQLLGGLDNLPEWPDMVKTMQRNWIGRSEGVEITFKIENSDETVAVYTTRPDTFYGVSYIAVAAGHPLAESAAKNNPELAAFIRECKGTKVAEADLATLEKKGMATGLNVIHPITGQPVPIWVANFVLMHYGTGAVMAVPAHDQRDFEFATKYGLPIKQVITPVNGEEVDLNKAAFTEYGQLINSEEFNGLDFDAAFNGIADKLEAMGCGKRQVNFRLRDWGVSRQRYWGAPIPMITLENGEVVPTPLADLPVILPENVVMDGVQSPIKADPNWAKTTYNGQPALKETDTFDTFMESSWYYARYTCPQFHDGMLDAEEANYWLPVDQYIGGIEHATMHLLYFRFFHKLLRDAGFVKSDEPANKLLCQGMVLADAFYYTSPTNERIWVSPTKVTLERDEKGRIIKATDDEGHELVHSGMTKMSKSKNNGIDPQEIVEKYGADTVRLFMMFASPAEMTLEWQESGVEGAKRFLGRLWNLVFEYNKNPAQTALDPTALSGSQKALRRDVHKTIAKVSDDIGRRQTFNTAIAAIMELMNKLTRAPLADEQDRAVMAEALSAVVRMLYPITPHICFQLWKELGNQDNIDFAPWVVADEAAMVEDEKLVVVQVNGKVRGKVTVPADMSEEQIKDVALADPNVQKFLGGLNIVKTIYVPGKLFSFVAK; encoded by the coding sequence ATGCAAGAACAATATCGTCCCGATTTGATTGAAAGCGAAGTGCAAAAATATTGGGCTGACAACAAAACCTTTAAAGCGGTCAAAGATCCGAGCAAACAGAAATATTACTGCCTTTCGATGTTCCCTTACCCATCAGGTCGCCTACACATGGGACACGTGCGTAACTACACCATTGGTGATGTCGTTTCTCGCTATCAACGTATGAACGGTAAAAATGTATTACAGCCTATCGGTTGGGATGCGTTTGGCTTGCCTGCAGAAGGCGCGGCGGTAAAAAATAAAACCGCACCAGCCAAATGGACCTATGAAAATATTGAGTATATGAAAGGTCAGCTCAAAATGTTGGGCTTAGGCTATGACTGGGATCGTGAAATTGCCACTTGCCGTCCTGAATATTATAAATGGGAACAATGGTTCTTTACCGAGTTGTACAAAAAAGGCTTGGTTTACAAAAAAACCTCGACAGTAAACTGGTGTCCGAATGATGAAACTGTACTTGCCAATGAACAAGTGCATGAAGGCTGCTGCTGGCGTTGTGATACGCCAGTGGAACAAAAAGAAATTCCACAATGGTTTATTAAAATTACGGATTATGCAGATCAACTTTTAGGCGGATTAGACAATCTACCTGAATGGCCAGACATGGTAAAAACCATGCAACGCAACTGGATTGGCCGTTCTGAAGGGGTGGAAATTACCTTTAAAATTGAAAATTCCGATGAAACTGTAGCGGTTTATACCACTCGCCCTGATACTTTCTACGGCGTAAGTTATATTGCTGTTGCCGCTGGTCACCCATTAGCGGAAAGTGCGGCGAAAAATAATCCTGAATTAGCGGCATTTATCCGTGAATGCAAAGGCACAAAAGTGGCTGAAGCGGATTTGGCGACCCTTGAGAAAAAAGGAATGGCAACAGGCTTGAATGTCATTCACCCGATTACAGGTCAACCAGTGCCAATTTGGGTTGCGAATTTCGTGTTAATGCACTACGGTACAGGTGCGGTAATGGCAGTGCCAGCTCACGATCAACGTGACTTTGAATTTGCGACTAAATACGGTTTACCCATTAAACAAGTGATTACGCCTGTTAATGGTGAAGAAGTTGATTTGAACAAAGCCGCATTCACTGAATATGGTCAATTAATTAATTCTGAGGAATTTAACGGCTTAGATTTTGATGCCGCATTTAATGGCATTGCCGATAAATTAGAAGCGATGGGTTGCGGTAAACGTCAAGTGAACTTCCGCTTACGCGACTGGGGTGTTTCACGTCAACGCTATTGGGGCGCGCCAATTCCAATGATTACCCTTGAAAATGGTGAAGTGGTTCCTACACCATTAGCAGATTTACCTGTAATCTTACCTGAAAATGTGGTGATGGATGGCGTACAAAGTCCAATTAAAGCGGATCCAAACTGGGCGAAAACCACTTACAACGGACAACCTGCATTAAAAGAAACGGATACCTTTGATACCTTTATGGAATCTTCTTGGTATTACGCGCGCTACACTTGCCCACAATTCCATGACGGCATGTTAGACGCAGAAGAAGCGAACTATTGGTTGCCAGTAGATCAATATATCGGCGGTATCGAACACGCAACCATGCACTTGCTCTACTTCCGTTTTTTCCACAAATTATTGCGTGATGCTGGATTTGTAAAATCCGATGAACCAGCTAATAAATTGTTATGTCAAGGTATGGTGTTAGCAGACGCTTTCTATTACACCAGCCCAACTAATGAACGCATTTGGGTGAGCCCAACAAAAGTGACCCTTGAACGTGATGAAAAAGGTCGTATCATCAAAGCCACAGATGACGAAGGTCACGAATTAGTGCACAGCGGTATGACTAAAATGTCGAAATCGAAAAACAACGGTATCGACCCACAAGAAATAGTGGAAAAATATGGTGCAGATACGGTTCGCTTATTTATGATGTTCGCATCGCCTGCGGAAATGACCTTAGAATGGCAAGAATCAGGTGTAGAAGGCGCAAAACGTTTCTTAGGACGTTTGTGGAATTTGGTGTTTGAATACAACAAAAATCCAGCACAAACAGCACTAGATCCGACCGCACTTTCAGGCTCGCAAAAAGCTTTACGTCGCGATGTACACAAAACCATTGCGAAAGTGTCTGATGATATTGGTCGCCGTCAAACCTTTAACACCGCGATTGCAGCGATTATGGAGTTAATGAACAAACTCACACGCGCACCACTTGCAGATGAACAAGATCGCGCAGTGATGGCGGAAGCATTAAGTGCCGTAGTACGAATGCTTTACCCAATTACGCCACACATCTGTTTCCAATTATGGAAAGAATTAGGTAACCAAGACAACATCGACTTCGCTCCTTGGGTAGTTGCTGACGAAGCGGCCATGGTTGAAGATGAAAAATTGGTTGTGGTACAAGTCAATGGTAAAGTACGCGGTAAAGTGACTGTGCCTGCGGATATGAGCGAAGAGCAAATTAAAGATGTCGCGCTTGCTGATCCAAACGTACAAAAATTCTTAGGCGGTTTAAATATTGTGAA
- the pyrR gene encoding bifunctional pyrimidine regulatory protein PyrR/uracil phosphoribosyltransferase, translating into MEKIIIDEDQFMRTISRISHEIIEKHENLSDLIIVGIKRRGAEIAELIKRKITDLTGINLPAIDLDITFYRDDLEYAEPSSQSPIYNGSSEYISVQGKTVILVDDVLFTGRTIRAALDALVDFGRASKVELVIFVDRGHRELPIRADYVGKNVPTSRSEKVQVRTMKFDSCYEVALVSR; encoded by the coding sequence ATGGAAAAAATCATTATTGATGAAGACCAATTTATGCGAACAATCTCACGAATTTCTCATGAGATTATTGAAAAACACGAAAATTTAAGCGATCTGATCATTGTTGGCATTAAACGTCGTGGAGCTGAAATTGCAGAGCTCATTAAACGCAAAATTACAGACCTAACAGGAATTAATTTGCCTGCGATTGATTTGGATATTACTTTTTACCGCGATGATTTAGAATATGCCGAACCGAGTAGCCAATCACCAATCTACAATGGTTCCAGTGAATATATCAGCGTTCAAGGTAAAACAGTTATTTTAGTTGATGATGTACTTTTTACTGGCCGCACTATTCGCGCAGCGTTAGATGCATTAGTTGATTTTGGACGTGCATCAAAAGTCGAATTAGTGATTTTTGTAGATCGCGGTCATCGTGAGTTACCCATTCGCGCAGATTATGTGGGCAAAAATGTTCCCACTAGTCGCAGTGAAAAAGTGCAAGTACGCACAATGAAATTTGATAGTTGTTATGAAGTTGCCTTAGTCTCCCGATAA
- the surA gene encoding PpiC-type peptidyl-prolyl cis-trans isomerase codes for MKLKQLKNILFAAMGLIVFASNVQAVEQVVATVNGNPILESQIQRALGKKANTEANRRLALDSIIDDMLVQKAVKESGVKVTAAQLDKIVRNIAAQNGLTYGQLLDALDYQGISLEQFKANITNQIVMSEVRNRSIGKNIDVTREQVEELSKQMLQQAKSSGNPKAVTATQYKVRHILVKLNPLLNDAQAKAQLTQVRSDIISGKTTFAEAAKNNSKDFLSGANGGDLGFAFPENYVPEFAKAVKTTKQGTISAPFKTEFGWHILEVTDTRQGDVTEEAFRQKAYEKLVNQQLQEDAKDWVKALRKGADIQILTN; via the coding sequence ATGAAATTAAAACAGTTAAAAAATATTTTATTTGCCGCAATGGGGTTAATCGTATTTGCCAGTAACGTACAAGCCGTAGAGCAAGTTGTTGCTACAGTTAATGGCAATCCAATTTTAGAAAGCCAAATACAACGCGCGCTTGGTAAAAAGGCAAATACAGAAGCAAATCGCCGTCTTGCCTTAGATAGCATCATTGATGATATGTTGGTGCAAAAAGCCGTTAAAGAATCAGGCGTCAAAGTCACCGCAGCACAATTGGACAAAATTGTCCGCAATATTGCGGCGCAAAATGGTTTAACTTATGGTCAATTGTTAGACGCTTTAGATTATCAAGGAATCAGCCTTGAACAATTTAAAGCAAATATTACAAACCAAATTGTAATGTCTGAAGTACGTAACCGTAGTATCGGTAAAAACATTGATGTGACTCGCGAACAAGTGGAAGAATTGAGTAAACAAATGTTGCAACAAGCCAAAAGTAGCGGCAATCCAAAAGCAGTAACCGCAACGCAATATAAAGTGCGTCATATTTTGGTAAAACTCAATCCATTATTGAATGATGCGCAAGCCAAAGCACAATTAACTCAAGTGCGCTCAGATATTATTTCGGGTAAAACCACATTTGCTGAAGCGGCGAAAAATAATTCAAAAGATTTTCTTTCTGGTGCCAATGGTGGTGATTTAGGTTTTGCATTCCCAGAGAATTACGTGCCTGAATTTGCTAAGGCCGTAAAAACTACAAAACAAGGGACGATTTCAGCACCATTTAAAACTGAATTTGGTTGGCATATTTTAGAAGTAACCGATACCCGCCAAGGCGATGTAACAGAAGAAGCGTTCCGCCAAAAAGCGTATGAAAAACTGGTAAATCAACAACTTCAAGAAGACGCTAAAGACTGGGTCAAAGCATTACGCAAAGGCGCAGACATTCAAATACTAACAAACTAA
- the rppH gene encoding dinucleoside polyphosphate hydrolase, with product MIDSDGYRPNVGIVICNQKGQVLWAKRYGQNSWQFPQGGINDGETPEQAMYRELFEEVGLAKKDVKILYVSKQWLRYKLPKRLLRYDSKPVCIGQKQRWFLLQLVCDENDIDMNCTKSPEFDGWRWVSFWYPVRQVVSFKRDVYRRAMKEFSQFLFDSSRSETIFVPQQGTEEQTPTKKQPYYHKYQAQKNKHKKGKKHR from the coding sequence GTGATCGATTCCGATGGCTACCGTCCTAATGTTGGCATTGTCATTTGTAATCAAAAAGGGCAAGTGCTGTGGGCAAAAAGGTACGGACAAAATTCTTGGCAATTTCCTCAAGGTGGCATCAATGATGGTGAAACGCCAGAGCAAGCAATGTATCGAGAGCTTTTTGAAGAAGTGGGATTGGCTAAAAAAGATGTAAAAATCCTTTATGTTTCAAAACAATGGTTACGTTATAAATTGCCAAAACGTTTGTTACGTTATGATAGTAAGCCAGTATGTATTGGGCAGAAACAACGTTGGTTTTTATTGCAACTGGTTTGCGATGAAAATGATATTGATATGAACTGTACTAAGTCTCCCGAGTTTGATGGCTGGCGTTGGGTCAGTTTTTGGTATCCAGTTCGTCAAGTGGTTTCTTTCAAGCGAGATGTCTATCGCCGAGCAATGAAAGAATTTTCTCAATTTTTATTTGATTCTTCGCGAAGTGAAACTATATTCGTTCCACAGCAAGGAACAGAAGAACAGACACCTACTAAAAAACAACCTTACTACCATAAATATCAAGCTCAAAAAAATAAACATAAAAAAGGGAAAAAACATCGATGA
- the purM gene encoding phosphoribosylaminoimidazole synthetase, which produces MSKASLSYKDAGVDINAGNELVERIKPHVKRTTRPEVIGGLGGFGALCALPTKYKEPVLVSGTDGVGTKLRLAIDLKKHDTIGIDLVAMCVNDLVVQGAEPLFFLDYYATGKLDVDVASDVVKGIAEGCVQSGCALVGGETAEMPGMYHVGDYDLAGFCVGVVEKSKILDGSKVVAGDALIALGSSGPHSNGYSLVRKVIEVAGVNPATEQLAGKPLADQVLAPTKIYVKSVLELIDNVDVHAIAHLTGGGFWENIPRVLPENVKAVINEKSWEWQPVFKWLQEKGNIETYEMYRTFNCGVGMVIALPQADVQKALNVLHAAGENAWLIGQIEPLTDSEKQVIIR; this is translated from the coding sequence GTGAGCAAAGCATCATTAAGTTATAAAGACGCTGGCGTAGATATTAATGCTGGTAATGAATTAGTTGAGCGCATTAAACCCCATGTAAAACGCACCACACGCCCTGAAGTTATTGGTGGTTTGGGTGGTTTTGGCGCATTATGTGCTTTACCTACTAAATATAAAGAACCCGTGCTTGTTTCTGGTACTGACGGTGTTGGGACAAAATTACGCCTTGCAATCGATTTGAAAAAACATGATACCATTGGTATTGATTTAGTCGCGATGTGTGTGAATGACTTAGTGGTACAAGGGGCTGAACCGTTATTTTTCTTAGATTATTATGCTACAGGCAAATTAGATGTGGATGTAGCTTCTGATGTCGTAAAAGGTATCGCGGAAGGTTGCGTGCAATCAGGTTGTGCATTAGTCGGGGGCGAGACAGCTGAGATGCCGGGGATGTATCATGTTGGTGACTACGATTTAGCCGGTTTCTGTGTTGGCGTGGTTGAAAAATCAAAAATCTTAGACGGCTCAAAAGTTGTGGCTGGCGATGCGTTAATTGCGTTGGGTTCAAGCGGTCCGCATTCAAATGGTTATTCATTAGTACGCAAAGTGATTGAAGTTGCAGGTGTAAATCCAGCAACAGAACAATTAGCGGGAAAACCTTTAGCGGATCAAGTGTTAGCGCCAACCAAAATCTACGTAAAATCCGTGTTAGAATTAATCGATAATGTTGATGTACACGCTATTGCCCATTTAACAGGTGGTGGCTTCTGGGAAAATATTCCACGCGTGTTACCTGAAAATGTAAAAGCCGTTATCAATGAAAAAAGTTGGGAATGGCAACCGGTATTTAAATGGTTACAAGAAAAAGGCAACATTGAAACTTATGAAATGTATCGTACCTTTAACTGTGGCGTAGGTATGGTGATTGCGTTGCCACAAGCGGATGTGCAAAAAGCCTTAAACGTGTTACACGCTGCTGGCGAAAACGCTTGGTTAATTGGTCAAATCGAACCATTAACTGACAGCGAAAAACAAGTGATTATCCGTTAA
- a CDS encoding Glucose-6-phosphate 1-dehydrogenase: MISAQTCELFNIPFLQFAQMKKFCPEQIPQIKADYKREWEEWKACILQVSQQLGSPFAKPHIESWTNGWQVRAHFFAYFKYEFNQNSAAILSVLLNRRRLQVCLDWHCYRADRSQINLQQYNQWLDNLDKNQFADWEIWRGDESEYDDFRQVKQLVDQDWLLRSDNDFWCIGRNIEKSALDKINPVEFITESIRNLLPLYEKCHQ, encoded by the coding sequence ATGATTTCAGCGCAGACTTGCGAGCTCTTTAATATTCCATTCCTCCAGTTTGCGCAGATGAAAAAATTCTGCCCCGAACAAATCCCTCAAATTAAAGCCGACTACAAACGTGAATGGGAAGAATGGAAAGCTTGTATTTTACAAGTGTCACAGCAACTAGGCTCGCCCTTTGCAAAACCTCATATCGAAAGCTGGACCAATGGTTGGCAGGTAAGAGCGCATTTCTTTGCGTATTTTAAATACGAATTTAACCAAAACTCGGCGGCTATTTTATCGGTATTACTAAACCGTCGTCGCTTGCAAGTTTGTTTAGATTGGCATTGTTATCGTGCCGATCGTTCGCAAATTAATCTGCAACAATATAATCAATGGCTAGATAATTTGGATAAGAACCAATTTGCTGATTGGGAAATTTGGCGCGGAGATGAAAGTGAGTATGATGATTTTCGCCAAGTAAAACAATTAGTTGACCAAGACTGGCTTTTACGTTCAGATAACGATTTTTGGTGTATCGGACGTAATATAGAAAAGTCAGCGTTAGATAAAATAAACCCTGTCGAATTTATCACAGAATCTATTCGTAATTTATTGCCCTTATATGAGAAATGCCACCAATAA
- the apaH gene encoding diadenosine tetraphosphatase, with the protein MATYFVGDLHGCFDELQLLLEKVRFNSDDFLYLTGDLIARGDKSLECLRFVRSLGNQAQTVLGNHDLHLLSCAYGIKKVKPRDNLTALFAATDFAELIDWLRYQPLFVHHEQLGFSLSHAGISPDWDIATAQSCAKEVETVLQHGDIKNLLSQMYDSQPDRWSPNLQGIDRLRYSINVFTRMRFCYADHRLDFECKAPIDQAPPELKPWFECDNPIFQQENILFGHWASLVDCPTPSNIYALDTGCAWGNRLTLLRWEDKQIFSQSAVKNVGDYL; encoded by the coding sequence ATGGCAACTTATTTTGTAGGCGATCTGCACGGTTGCTTTGATGAATTGCAATTATTACTCGAAAAAGTGCGGTTTAATTCTGATGATTTTTTGTATTTAACGGGCGATCTCATCGCGCGCGGCGATAAATCCTTGGAATGTTTGCGCTTTGTAAGATCCTTAGGCAATCAAGCACAAACGGTACTCGGCAATCACGATTTGCATTTGCTGTCTTGTGCCTATGGGATTAAGAAAGTCAAACCACGCGATAATTTAACCGCACTTTTTGCTGCGACCGATTTTGCTGAACTGATTGATTGGCTACGTTATCAGCCTTTATTTGTACATCACGAGCAATTAGGTTTTAGCCTTTCTCACGCGGGCATTTCCCCTGATTGGGATATTGCCACCGCACAATCTTGCGCCAAAGAAGTGGAAACCGTGTTGCAACATGGTGACATCAAAAATCTACTCAGCCAAATGTACGACAGCCAGCCCGACCGCTGGTCACCTAATTTACAAGGCATTGACCGCTTACGTTATAGCATTAACGTATTCACCCGAATGCGCTTTTGTTACGCTGATCATCGTCTGGATTTTGAATGCAAAGCCCCCATCGACCAAGCTCCACCCGAATTAAAACCTTGGTTTGAATGCGACAATCCTATTTTTCAACAAGAAAATATTCTGTTTGGACATTGGGCAAGCCTTGTAGACTGTCCAACGCCAAGCAATATTTACGCACTTGATACAGGCTGTGCTTGGGGTAATCGTCTGACGTTGTTGCGTTGGGAAGATAAACAAATTTTTAGTCAAAGTGCGGTCAAAAATGTTGGAGATTATTTATGA